One region of Rhizobium sp. WYJ-E13 genomic DNA includes:
- a CDS encoding cystathionine gamma-synthase family protein: MTAPHPPRTHIGNHPLHPETQMLNYGYDPELSEGAVKPPVFLTSTFVFNSAEDGRDFFDYVSGRKEPPEGRGAGLVYSRFNHPNSEIIEDRLAVYERAESGAVFSSGMSAIATILLAFVRPGDAILHSQPLYGGTETLLAKTFLNFGVSAVGFADGVSEASVKTAAEEAMAKGRVSVILIETPANPTNSLVDIAMIRRIADAIGQKQGHMPVVACDNTLLGPVFQRPIEHGADISLYSLTKYVGGHSDLIAGAALGSRALIKQVKALRGAIGTQLDPHSCWMLGRSLETLQIRMERADSNAKAVADFLRQHPKVETIHYLPYSDPDSAVGRTFAAQCSGAGSTFSFDIKGGQPAAFRFLNALKIFKLAVSLGGTESLASHPATMTHSGVPAEVRQRIGVLDATIRLSIGIEHPDDLIADLTLALDAA; encoded by the coding sequence ATGACTGCACCGCATCCTCCAAGAACCCATATCGGCAATCATCCCCTGCATCCGGAAACCCAGATGCTGAACTACGGCTATGATCCGGAACTCTCCGAAGGTGCGGTCAAGCCGCCCGTCTTCCTGACGTCCACGTTCGTTTTCAACTCCGCCGAAGACGGTCGCGATTTCTTCGATTACGTCTCGGGTCGGAAGGAGCCGCCGGAAGGAAGAGGGGCAGGTCTCGTCTATTCGCGTTTCAATCATCCAAACAGCGAGATCATCGAAGATCGTCTGGCGGTCTACGAGCGAGCCGAAAGCGGCGCGGTGTTTTCATCGGGCATGTCCGCCATCGCGACGATCTTGCTTGCCTTTGTCCGTCCGGGAGATGCCATCCTCCATTCGCAGCCGCTCTATGGCGGGACGGAAACCTTGCTTGCGAAAACCTTCCTCAATTTCGGCGTTTCCGCAGTCGGTTTTGCCGATGGCGTGAGTGAAGCCTCGGTAAAGACAGCGGCCGAGGAGGCGATGGCCAAGGGCCGTGTCTCTGTCATCCTCATCGAGACGCCTGCAAACCCGACCAACAGCCTTGTCGACATCGCGATGATCCGGCGGATTGCCGATGCAATCGGTCAGAAGCAGGGCCATATGCCTGTCGTCGCCTGCGATAACACGCTGCTCGGTCCGGTCTTTCAGCGCCCGATCGAGCATGGCGCGGACATTTCTCTCTATTCCCTGACCAAATATGTCGGCGGCCATTCGGATCTGATCGCCGGGGCAGCGCTTGGCAGCCGGGCGCTGATCAAGCAGGTGAAGGCGCTTCGCGGCGCAATCGGCACGCAGCTCGATCCGCATTCATGCTGGATGCTCGGGCGTTCACTCGAAACGCTGCAGATCCGCATGGAGCGCGCCGACAGCAATGCCAAGGCGGTAGCCGACTTCCTCAGGCAGCATCCCAAGGTCGAAACGATCCACTACCTGCCATATAGCGATCCCGATTCCGCCGTCGGCAGGACATTTGCGGCCCAGTGCAGCGGCGCCGGTTCGACATTCTCCTTCGATATCAAGGGTGGCCAGCCGGCCGCGTTCCGGTTTCTGAACGCGCTGAAGATCTTCAAGCTTGCCGTCAGCCTCGGCGGAACGGAATCCTTGGCATCGCATCCGGCAACCATGACGCATTCGGGCGTGCCGGCCGAGGTGCGCCAGCGCATCGGCGTCCTCGATGCAACGATCAGGCTGTCGATCGGTATCGAACATCCAGACGACCTCATTGCCGATCTCACCCTGGCGCTCGATGCAGCATAA
- a CDS encoding response regulator transcription factor has product MVDERARAAVERPRILIVEDDRQIAEMLRDSLLEQGMDAELAGDGAAMDAKMRAMPFDLVVLDVMLPGEDGFSLCRRLRAGGGIPILMLTSLSTDIDRIVGLEIGADDYVTKPFVLRELLARIKGLLRRSGLSAQREARPAPRLLRFEGWRIDPARRQVHDPAQARIAMTTHEFDLLLAFCRNAGRVLTREQLLAVTHAGLAGPIERSIDVHISRLRQKIEKDPRDPLLIKTVRLGGYVFTARVEEADV; this is encoded by the coding sequence TTGGTTGATGAGCGCGCACGAGCGGCCGTCGAACGGCCGAGGATCCTGATCGTCGAGGACGATCGTCAGATTGCCGAAATGCTGCGGGACAGTCTCCTCGAGCAGGGTATGGATGCGGAGCTCGCAGGCGACGGCGCAGCGATGGATGCGAAGATGCGGGCGATGCCCTTCGATCTCGTTGTCCTCGATGTCATGCTGCCGGGCGAAGACGGTTTCAGTCTCTGCCGGCGCCTGCGCGCAGGTGGCGGCATCCCAATCCTGATGCTGACATCCTTGAGCACCGACATCGACAGGATCGTTGGGCTGGAGATCGGTGCGGACGACTACGTCACCAAACCCTTCGTTCTGCGTGAGCTCCTGGCCCGGATCAAAGGCCTCCTGCGCCGGTCGGGCTTGTCGGCACAGCGGGAGGCGAGACCTGCGCCGCGATTGTTGCGTTTCGAGGGCTGGCGGATTGATCCGGCCCGGCGCCAGGTCCACGATCCGGCCCAGGCCAGGATTGCCATGACCACCCACGAGTTCGATCTGCTCCTTGCCTTTTGCCGCAATGCCGGCCGGGTTCTGACGCGCGAGCAGCTGCTTGCCGTGACGCATGCGGGGCTCGCCGGTCCGATCGAGCGCAGCATCGACGTGCATATCAGCCGGCTCAGACAGAAGATCGAGAAGGATCCCCGCGATCCGCTCCTCATCAAGACGGTCCGGCTTGGCGGTTACGTGTTTACCGCGCGGGTGGAAGAGGCCGATGTTTAA
- a CDS encoding helix-turn-helix domain-containing protein, with protein sequence MKAKSPTSIDVYVGSRVRARRKLLRLSQAGLAERIGVTFQQIQKYEKGINRIGASRLQTIAETLGVPVQFFFENHTEPAAYSLVSNGRDDVNAFLMSKDAQALNRAFMAIESSEIRQKLIALAKSLARNTTSDIDDVIHPEAGA encoded by the coding sequence ATGAAGGCCAAATCGCCCACATCGATTGATGTCTATGTCGGTAGCAGAGTACGAGCGCGCCGCAAGCTGCTCAGGCTATCGCAGGCCGGTCTTGCCGAACGGATCGGCGTCACCTTCCAGCAGATCCAGAAGTATGAAAAAGGCATAAATCGCATTGGCGCGAGCCGGCTGCAGACGATCGCCGAAACACTGGGTGTACCCGTTCAATTCTTCTTCGAAAATCACACCGAGCCTGCCGCTTACAGCCTTGTCAGCAACGGCCGTGATGATGTGAATGCCTTTTTGATGTCGAAGGATGCCCAGGCTCTCAATCGCGCCTTCATGGCGATAGAGAGCTCAGAGATCAGGCAGAAGCTCATCGCCCTGGCCAAGAGCCTTGCCAGGAACACGACTTCCGACATTGATGACGTCATCCATCCAGAGGCCGGCGCCTGA
- a CDS encoding transglutaminase-like cysteine peptidase — protein MSKHELVVVVTLASLFVVQAAHADGPGGVARGLKTAPVFSYISEKRRTAAPFAHVMFCARNPDECTARGDASEISLSPLADKQLHAVNTSVNRSIRPVDERPDQGDVWQVNVKSGDCEDFALTKRDHLIAMGWSTKALRIAVTKTPTGKGHAVLVVKTDRGDLVLDNRMNEIKSWKDTDLRWLMIQSGDDPRIWYEL, from the coding sequence ATGTCTAAGCATGAACTGGTTGTTGTGGTTACGCTTGCATCTCTGTTTGTGGTTCAGGCTGCTCATGCAGACGGTCCGGGCGGCGTAGCCCGTGGCCTGAAGACGGCGCCGGTATTCAGCTATATTTCCGAAAAGCGCCGGACCGCAGCACCTTTTGCGCATGTAATGTTCTGCGCCCGAAATCCGGATGAGTGTACTGCTCGCGGCGACGCGTCCGAAATCTCCTTGAGTCCCCTTGCGGACAAGCAGCTTCACGCCGTCAACACCTCGGTCAACCGCTCGATCCGCCCAGTGGACGAACGGCCCGATCAGGGCGATGTCTGGCAGGTGAACGTAAAGTCAGGTGATTGCGAGGATTTTGCGCTGACGAAGCGCGACCACCTCATCGCTATGGGCTGGTCGACGAAGGCACTGCGGATCGCCGTGACCAAGACACCCACGGGCAAGGGCCACGCGGTTCTCGTCGTCAAGACCGATCGTGGCGATCTGGTCCTCGATAATCGCATGAATGAGATCAAGAGCTGGAAGGATACGGATCTTCGGTGGCTGATGATCCAGTCAGGCGATGATCCGCGGATATGGTACGAACTTTAG
- a CDS encoding ATP-binding protein, whose protein sequence is MFKRLHRVTMTIRGQITIIILVALVTIITMGDAVERWAREDLAAPDLENIAEKLNAIAELLGPASPEDRQIILANARHAGWDIELTPTATASRFVQSSSHQSFLDIVTARLFPPDNEPPIGGWQTFLDDRRVIAARVDDGTIVITSGFPDSMLSSAFLGRGPYYFVAFFVLIGFFFIFAIRAITEPIQRIAHAAAVSDITTGSPVFEERGTIEIVALARALNGMRRRIRLMIEGRTRMLRGIGHDLRTPLTRLKLRVERMGDGGQKDALLSDIDRIESLLVESLNYLRNDYATEMIELVDVASILQTVCSEFADIGHAVRYTGPNRLLARCRPLSITRAVTNLCDNAVKFAGKVEVTMAERPETVLIIVEDDGPGIPQEFRERVLEPFFKSDQSRAGGGFGLGLSIVADIVHAHQGTLELRQRNPAGLSVVVAIPK, encoded by the coding sequence ATGTTTAAGCGCCTGCATCGTGTCACGATGACGATCCGCGGCCAGATCACCATCATCATTCTGGTTGCGCTGGTGACGATCATCACCATGGGCGATGCGGTGGAGCGCTGGGCCAGGGAAGATCTTGCCGCCCCGGATCTCGAGAATATCGCCGAAAAGCTGAACGCCATCGCCGAGCTTCTCGGACCCGCCTCGCCTGAAGACCGGCAGATCATCCTCGCCAACGCACGTCACGCCGGCTGGGACATCGAACTCACGCCGACGGCGACCGCGAGCCGGTTTGTACAATCTTCGAGCCACCAGAGCTTTCTTGACATCGTCACCGCGCGGTTGTTTCCACCAGACAACGAGCCGCCCATCGGCGGTTGGCAGACCTTCCTCGATGACCGGCGGGTGATTGCCGCGCGTGTCGACGACGGCACGATCGTCATCACGTCGGGTTTTCCGGATTCCATGCTGAGCAGCGCGTTCCTGGGACGCGGCCCCTATTACTTCGTCGCTTTTTTCGTCTTGATCGGTTTTTTCTTCATATTCGCAATCAGAGCGATCACGGAACCCATACAGCGCATTGCCCATGCGGCGGCGGTTTCCGATATCACCACCGGTTCGCCTGTTTTCGAGGAGAGGGGAACGATCGAGATCGTTGCATTGGCCCGGGCGCTAAACGGCATGCGTCGGCGCATCCGTCTGATGATCGAAGGCCGGACCCGGATGCTGCGCGGCATCGGCCACGATCTGCGCACGCCGCTGACGCGACTGAAACTGCGTGTGGAGCGGATGGGCGACGGCGGTCAGAAAGACGCCCTGCTTTCCGACATCGATCGGATCGAGAGCCTTCTGGTGGAGAGCCTGAACTATCTTAGAAACGACTATGCGACCGAGATGATCGAGCTCGTAGACGTCGCGAGCATCCTGCAGACGGTCTGCAGCGAGTTTGCCGATATCGGCCACGCCGTCCGATACACTGGGCCGAACCGGCTTCTGGCCAGGTGCCGGCCGCTTTCCATCACGCGCGCGGTCACCAATCTTTGCGACAACGCCGTTAAATTTGCGGGCAAGGTCGAGGTGACGATGGCAGAGCGGCCGGAAACCGTACTGATCATCGTTGAAGATGACGGCCCCGGTATTCCCCAGGAATTTAGAGAGCGGGTCCTTGAGCCGTTCTTCAAGTCGGACCAGTCTCGTGCTGGAGGCGGCTTTGGCCTTGGTCTATCGATCGTCGCAGATATCGTTCACGCCCACCAAGGCACATTGGAGCTGCGGCAGCGCAATCCGGCTGGCCTCAGCGTTGTTGTCGCGATACCGAAATGA
- a CDS encoding efflux RND transporter periplasmic adaptor subunit: MTSFMPLSRTLCLSQGDRPFQNSRTGRLVSIALLSATAGLPIDGFAADMEAPKVSVIAARAQVLEQSVSVVGTIVAMETTLVNTDLSGARIVSIAAEEGDLVSRGQVLATLDTSRIDVELMQNDAQAASAAAQLGQASSALDNALISQEEAEADLTRAQKLVPKGLMSQEALEQRQKALARAEVTVRASGQAVQSAEAAAKTVAAERKDIELRLSYARIVAPVAGRIINRSAKVGATASSSSEQLFTIANDDQLELEAEIPQAQFDVVPVGAVAHVFLGDGRDGLTGIVRFVAPALADRTRLGRARITLPGGLAAPIGAFASARVEIGSSKSIFLPASAIAGSGEEPSIKILKDNSIERKPVSLGFRQAGFVQIRSGVDEGDLVVTKSGGFMEAGDHAVPVVVQTDAGPVSESN, encoded by the coding sequence ATGACCTCCTTCATGCCGCTCTCTCGCACGCTCTGCCTGTCGCAGGGCGACCGACCGTTCCAAAACTCCAGAACGGGTCGCCTGGTATCGATCGCCCTGCTGTCTGCGACCGCGGGGCTGCCGATCGACGGTTTCGCCGCTGACATGGAGGCGCCGAAAGTGTCGGTCATCGCTGCGAGAGCCCAGGTTCTCGAACAGAGCGTTTCCGTCGTCGGCACGATCGTTGCGATGGAAACGACGCTCGTCAATACCGATCTGTCCGGAGCCCGGATAGTCTCGATCGCCGCCGAAGAAGGCGATCTTGTCAGCCGCGGACAAGTGCTCGCGACACTGGATACATCAAGGATCGATGTCGAGCTTATGCAAAACGACGCGCAGGCGGCGAGCGCGGCAGCACAACTCGGGCAGGCCTCAAGCGCGCTCGACAATGCCTTGATTTCGCAGGAGGAAGCAGAGGCAGATCTTACGCGCGCGCAAAAGCTCGTTCCCAAGGGGTTGATGTCGCAAGAAGCGCTTGAGCAGCGACAAAAGGCGCTCGCGCGCGCAGAGGTGACGGTGCGAGCCAGCGGGCAGGCTGTCCAGTCGGCAGAAGCAGCCGCCAAAACTGTCGCAGCGGAGCGCAAGGATATTGAATTGCGACTGAGCTATGCGAGAATTGTCGCGCCTGTCGCCGGCCGGATCATCAACCGGTCCGCCAAGGTCGGTGCAACCGCTTCCTCATCCAGCGAGCAGCTCTTCACCATCGCAAATGACGACCAGCTCGAACTGGAAGCGGAAATCCCGCAGGCCCAGTTCGATGTCGTACCCGTCGGCGCCGTCGCTCATGTTTTTCTCGGCGACGGTCGTGATGGTTTGACAGGCATCGTCCGTTTCGTCGCGCCGGCGCTTGCCGACCGGACACGGCTCGGACGCGCCCGGATCACCCTGCCCGGTGGATTGGCGGCCCCGATCGGCGCCTTTGCCTCTGCACGTGTCGAGATCGGAAGCAGCAAAAGCATATTCCTGCCCGCCTCGGCGATTGCCGGTTCCGGCGAGGAACCGTCGATCAAGATCCTCAAGGACAACAGCATCGAACGAAAGCCGGTTTCGCTCGGTTTTCGCCAAGCCGGTTTCGTTCAGATCCGCTCCGGCGTCGACGAAGGCGACCTGGTGGTGACGAAGTCGGGCGGCTTCATGGAGGCCGGCGATCACGCAGTCCCGGTCGTGGTGCAGACCGATGCAGGCCCGGTTTCCGAAAGCAACTGA
- a CDS encoding MipA/OmpV family protein, protein MSASNKLAVDRSRLLSIAVASLFLSPFAAQAADFTSDGQTAQEPPPPDPERFGPVRQALHDWHVVIGAGAAFKPKYEGSDEFEVSPFPFISAEFFDRITIDPSGIEINAFEKDAFRFDVNVGYDSGRNEDDADALRGMGDIDFGVTVGGKGTYTFGPANLFVSVDKTIGGSDGLLATAGAAISQPLSEHLILGAEASATFADDNYMEAYFGVDAAQSARSGHPQYKAGAGIKSVDLSASATYLINENWVVRGEQGVGFLVGDAADSPIVKEKIQSKTMLMLGYRF, encoded by the coding sequence ATGTCTGCCTCTAACAAACTGGCCGTCGATCGGTCCCGGCTGCTTTCCATCGCCGTGGCGTCGCTGTTCTTATCGCCCTTTGCCGCGCAAGCCGCCGACTTCACAAGCGACGGGCAGACCGCGCAGGAACCGCCACCGCCGGACCCGGAGCGTTTCGGCCCGGTCCGCCAGGCGTTGCACGATTGGCACGTCGTCATCGGCGCCGGCGCTGCCTTCAAACCGAAATATGAGGGAAGCGACGAGTTTGAAGTCTCGCCGTTCCCGTTCATATCGGCCGAATTCTTCGACCGGATCACCATCGATCCAAGCGGCATCGAGATAAACGCCTTCGAGAAGGATGCTTTCCGGTTCGACGTCAATGTCGGCTACGACTCGGGCCGTAACGAAGACGATGCCGACGCGCTGCGCGGCATGGGCGATATCGATTTCGGCGTGACGGTCGGCGGCAAAGGCACCTACACGTTCGGGCCTGCCAATCTCTTCGTCTCGGTCGACAAGACGATCGGCGGAAGCGACGGCCTGCTGGCAACCGCCGGCGCAGCAATCTCGCAGCCCCTGTCGGAGCATCTCATCCTCGGCGCCGAGGCCTCTGCCACCTTTGCGGACGACAACTACATGGAAGCCTATTTCGGTGTCGACGCGGCCCAATCGGCCCGTTCCGGCCATCCGCAATACAAGGCCGGGGCTGGGATCAAGAGCGTCGATCTCTCCGCCTCGGCCACCTACCTGATCAACGAGAACTGGGTGGTCAGGGGTGAGCAAGGCGTGGGCTTCCTGGTCGGAGACGCGGCAGACAGCCCAATCGTCAAGGAAAAGATCCAGTCGAAAACCATGCTGATGCTGGGTTACCGGTTCTGA
- a CDS encoding efflux RND transporter permease subunit: MNISAWAIRTPLPVILLFVILTGLGLKSYATLPITYFPAINVPAVGVTVEETAAAPDQIEIQITRLIEDSVAALPDIKHIESTISEGRSETKVEFEIGVPVDRAVSDVRDAVTKIRDRLPAAIDEPVIDRIDPENQPVVTYSAHNGSMSAEDLSFFISDVVVRKLQGLAGIGRVELVGTVNREIHVLLKADRLAPLGLTAASVSDQIAASQFNLPSGRGSVDTQDMTVATKAAVSSLDELRAIRLALPQGKSVSVSDVAAVADTREKRQDFARVDGEPAIGFTVYKATGAGDVDVAKKVAAALEEMADSRPGTEFKIVDDSVTLTLANFLSARSTLIEGAILAVVVVFLFLRDWRATVIAAISLPLSAIPTFWVMELAGFSLNMLSLLAITLVTGILVDDSIVEIENIVRHKSLGKSAYKAAIDASDEIGLAVIAISAAIIAVFAPVGMMPGEVGQYFRQFGLTVAIAVFFSLLVARLVTPLIAAYFLTSPSKAPAEGRLVARYRALVGVAIRWRWITAGLAAGLFAMTLLLAGFLPSAFLPAQDTGRMTVSIELPPGSTLTDNEEVSDLVARRLKTIEDIETVFVRAGSGSDGVPDIRKSVIVMSIADRSQRKLSLEQIQESVEAQLKAIPDLRFEFINDRGGRDISFAILSANGEQASRAARAILTEMRSNAMFVNPASSEATRQPELGVVVSPERAADLGVSAREVATAIRVATLGDADSRLPSFKDSGRLIPIRTLVEDAGIDRSEKLRQLRVVTSSGTLVPLEAVARLEESESVSVIHRMERQRRVEIGADLAAGITQGEGIAALKNLPSVKALPAEVEMRATGDSDSKDSVFASFAFAMIAGLSLVVVVLILLFGSPLTPLTIVTPLPLALSGVVASLIVTGHPVSLPVVIGILMLMGIVVKNSIMLVDFAIELERSGLSRIEATIEACAERLRPIVMTTLAMVAGMVPAAFGHEIGGEFRAPMAVAVIGGLTVSTVLSLVVVPASHVLIADLGDAIKRLAQKMSGSRAAADGPGDAFVERPDNLGG; this comes from the coding sequence ATGAACATCTCCGCATGGGCGATCCGCACGCCGCTGCCCGTCATCCTCCTGTTCGTCATCCTCACGGGCCTCGGGCTGAAGAGCTACGCAACGCTGCCGATCACCTATTTTCCGGCCATCAATGTCCCGGCAGTGGGTGTGACCGTCGAAGAGACCGCGGCAGCACCCGATCAGATCGAAATCCAGATCACCAGGCTTATCGAGGACAGCGTCGCGGCCCTTCCCGATATCAAACATATCGAGTCCACAATTTCGGAAGGTCGATCGGAGACCAAGGTCGAGTTTGAAATCGGCGTGCCGGTCGACCGGGCCGTCTCCGACGTCAGGGACGCGGTCACGAAGATCCGTGATCGGCTGCCGGCGGCCATCGATGAACCTGTCATCGACAGGATCGATCCCGAAAACCAGCCGGTCGTCACCTACTCGGCCCATAACGGCTCGATGTCGGCGGAAGATCTGTCCTTTTTCATCAGCGACGTCGTCGTGAGAAAACTCCAGGGACTGGCCGGAATTGGCCGCGTCGAACTCGTCGGCACCGTCAATCGGGAAATCCATGTTCTCCTGAAGGCGGATAGGCTCGCCCCTCTCGGCCTGACGGCTGCCTCGGTCAGCGATCAGATCGCCGCAAGCCAGTTCAATCTGCCGTCCGGGCGCGGCAGCGTCGATACGCAGGACATGACGGTGGCAACCAAGGCGGCCGTTTCTTCCCTCGACGAGCTCAGGGCCATTCGTCTTGCCTTGCCGCAGGGAAAGAGCGTCTCTGTCTCCGATGTCGCTGCGGTTGCCGACACGAGAGAGAAGCGGCAGGATTTCGCGCGCGTCGACGGCGAGCCGGCGATCGGCTTTACGGTCTACAAGGCGACGGGCGCAGGAGACGTCGACGTCGCCAAAAAAGTTGCCGCAGCCCTTGAGGAGATGGCCGACTCAAGGCCCGGAACGGAGTTCAAGATCGTCGACGACAGCGTCACGCTGACGCTCGCCAATTTTCTGTCTGCCCGCAGCACGCTGATCGAGGGGGCCATTCTTGCCGTGGTCGTCGTCTTCCTGTTCCTGCGCGACTGGCGCGCCACCGTCATTGCCGCCATCAGCCTGCCGCTTTCGGCAATCCCGACCTTCTGGGTCATGGAACTGGCCGGCTTCTCGCTCAATATGCTGAGCCTGCTTGCGATCACCCTGGTGACAGGGATTCTCGTCGACGACTCCATCGTCGAGATCGAAAACATCGTCCGTCACAAAAGCCTCGGCAAAAGCGCCTACAAGGCTGCGATCGACGCCTCCGACGAGATCGGCCTCGCCGTCATTGCGATCTCGGCCGCCATCATTGCCGTCTTCGCCCCTGTCGGGATGATGCCCGGCGAAGTAGGTCAATATTTCCGGCAGTTCGGTCTGACGGTCGCGATCGCCGTCTTCTTCTCGCTCCTCGTCGCACGCCTGGTAACCCCGCTGATTGCAGCCTACTTCCTGACGTCGCCAAGCAAGGCGCCTGCGGAAGGGCGCCTAGTCGCGCGCTATCGCGCGCTCGTCGGCGTGGCCATCAGATGGCGATGGATCACAGCCGGGCTGGCGGCTGGCCTCTTTGCCATGACGCTCCTGCTTGCCGGTTTCCTGCCGAGCGCGTTTCTGCCGGCGCAGGATACCGGTCGGATGACGGTTTCGATCGAGCTGCCGCCAGGCTCGACCCTTACCGACAATGAAGAGGTGAGCGATCTGGTTGCCCGTCGCCTCAAGACGATCGAGGATATCGAGACGGTGTTCGTGCGCGCCGGATCAGGGTCCGACGGCGTGCCTGACATCCGCAAGTCGGTCATCGTGATGTCCATCGCAGATCGCAGCCAGCGCAAGCTTTCACTTGAGCAAATCCAGGAAAGCGTCGAGGCTCAATTGAAGGCCATTCCCGACCTTCGCTTCGAATTCATCAACGACCGCGGCGGCCGGGATATCTCGTTCGCAATCCTGAGTGCCAATGGTGAGCAGGCGTCGAGGGCCGCCCGGGCAATCCTGACCGAAATGCGCTCCAACGCGATGTTCGTCAATCCGGCTTCGTCGGAAGCGACACGCCAGCCGGAACTCGGGGTGGTCGTGTCGCCGGAGCGAGCTGCCGATCTTGGCGTCAGTGCAAGAGAGGTCGCGACAGCAATCAGGGTTGCGACGTTGGGCGATGCCGATTCCAGGCTGCCATCGTTCAAGGACAGCGGCAGGTTGATCCCGATCCGCACGCTCGTCGAGGATGCCGGGATAGACCGGTCGGAGAAGCTGCGACAGTTGCGGGTGGTGACGTCATCGGGAACCCTCGTGCCGCTCGAGGCAGTCGCACGCCTGGAGGAAAGCGAAAGCGTGTCCGTCATCCATCGCATGGAGCGTCAGCGTCGGGTCGAAATCGGCGCGGACCTTGCAGCAGGGATCACGCAAGGCGAAGGCATTGCAGCGCTCAAGAACTTGCCGTCCGTCAAGGCGCTGCCAGCGGAAGTCGAAATGCGGGCTACCGGCGATTCCGATTCCAAGGACAGCGTTTTTGCGAGTTTTGCCTTCGCCATGATCGCGGGCTTGAGCCTTGTGGTGGTCGTGCTCATCTTGCTGTTCGGCAGCCCGCTTACGCCGCTGACGATCGTCACCCCTCTTCCGCTTGCGCTTTCAGGTGTCGTTGCCTCCCTCATCGTCACCGGCCATCCCGTGTCGCTGCCGGTCGTCATCGGGATCCTCATGCTGATGGGCATCGTCGTGAAAAATTCGATCATGCTTGTCGATTTTGCAATCGAGCTCGAGCGGTCGGGCCTGTCACGTATCGAAGCGACAATCGAGGCCTGTGCCGAACGACTGCGCCCGATCGTCATGACGACGCTGGCAATGGTGGCCGGCATGGTGCCGGCGGCATTCGGCCACGAGATCGGCGGCGAGTTCAGGGCGCCTATGGCGGTCGCGGTCATTGGCGGATTGACGGTTTCAACGGTCCTTTCGCTCGTCGTCGTTCCTGCAAGCCACGTCCTGATCGCCGACCTCGGCGATGCGATCAAACGCCTGGCGCAGAAGATGTCGGGCAGCAGAGCTGCCGCTGATGGCCCAGGCGACGCCTTCGTCGAAAGGCCCGACAATTTGGGCGGTTAG